One segment of Fibrobacter succinogenes DNA contains the following:
- a CDS encoding gamma carbonic anhydrase family protein, translating into MGSLIKYKGKVPQVGERVFLAEGACLVGDVSVGDDSSVFYNAVIRADLAEIKIGKRTNIQDNVCIHVSTGVGVNIGDEVTVGHGAVLHGCTIEDNVLIGMGAILMDGSHIKKNCIIGAGALVTHGKEFPEGSLVMGAPAHVVRTLTTDELKNVKIGVEHYLDAKDELLKDV; encoded by the coding sequence ATGGGTTCCTTAATTAAGTATAAAGGCAAAGTACCTCAAGTGGGCGAACGGGTCTTTTTGGCCGAAGGCGCTTGCTTGGTTGGCGATGTGAGTGTCGGCGATGATTCGTCAGTATTTTATAATGCGGTTATTCGTGCAGACCTTGCTGAAATAAAAATCGGTAAGCGCACAAACATTCAAGACAATGTATGTATCCATGTGTCCACGGGTGTTGGTGTGAATATTGGCGACGAGGTGACTGTTGGTCATGGTGCGGTGCTTCACGGATGTACGATTGAGGATAACGTTCTCATTGGCATGGGAGCCATTCTCATGGATGGGTCGCATATCAAAAAGAATTGCATTATCGGTGCTGGTGCGCTTGTGACGCATGGTAAAGAATTCCCAGAAGGATCGCTTGTTATGGGCGCTCCGGCGCATGTCGTCAGAACATTGACGACAGACGAACTCAAAAACGTAAAGATAGGCGTAGAACACTACTTGGACGCAAAGGATGAACTTTTAAAAGATGTATAA
- a CDS encoding diacylglycerol kinase family protein → MYKFFFLINPVSGGGQGKVIHKFLPEIMESMDFKSDEWKAEFTRKEGMDEQILNALASTETLVAVGGDGTVSSVFSIMLASEYASKVQIGLIPLGTGNDLARVLGLYKPFVDKGLLYLVRRLLLAKSRPFDIWMVNGKYALANYFSAGIDARIAHDFNQDRATGVISSNSVVANKLHYVKRFFADRAYYLKSGRISMVDRDSQDVENIDLTGHKTVIVGNIPSFASGANPFFKSDMADGYLEVVCVPNMLNFLLAIAMGGVPVLGYLLKKYLLKSRKVRSLKLELADNEYIQLDGEDLSGKAGNRVSIEFATQVRMLSLEE, encoded by the coding sequence ATGTATAAGTTCTTTTTCCTCATTAATCCGGTGAGTGGAGGTGGTCAAGGTAAAGTTATCCATAAGTTCCTTCCTGAAATTATGGAGTCGATGGATTTTAAATCCGACGAATGGAAGGCTGAATTTACACGTAAAGAAGGGATGGATGAACAAATCCTGAATGCCCTTGCATCGACCGAAACACTTGTTGCTGTTGGTGGCGACGGAACGGTTTCGTCGGTGTTTTCTATTATGCTAGCCTCTGAATATGCAAGTAAGGTGCAGATTGGGCTTATCCCGCTTGGTACAGGGAACGATCTTGCTCGTGTGCTTGGCTTGTATAAACCGTTTGTAGACAAAGGACTTTTGTATCTGGTGCGCAGGCTGTTGCTTGCAAAGTCCAGGCCTTTTGATATTTGGATGGTGAATGGCAAGTACGCCTTGGCGAATTATTTTTCGGCAGGCATTGATGCTCGTATTGCACACGATTTTAATCAAGACCGAGCAACGGGCGTAATCTCTTCGAATTCTGTTGTTGCAAATAAATTGCATTACGTCAAGCGTTTCTTTGCCGATAGAGCTTACTATTTAAAGAGTGGTCGCATTTCGATGGTGGACCGCGATTCACAAGATGTTGAAAATATCGATTTGACGGGGCACAAGACTGTTATTGTTGGCAATATTCCGAGCTTTGCCAGTGGCGCAAATCCGTTTTTTAAATCGGATATGGCTGATGGATATTTGGAAGTTGTCTGTGTGCCGAACATGTTGAATTTTTTGCTTGCGATTGCAATGGGTGGCGTTCCTGTTTTGGGGTACTTGCTGAAAAAGTACTTGCTCAAGTCGCGCAAAGTGCGTTCTTTGAAACTCGAACTCGCTGATAACGAGTACATTCAATTGGATGGCGAAGATTTGAGCGGTAAAGCGGGCAATCGCGTTTCGATTGAATTTGCGACTCAGGTGCGCATGCTCTCGTTGGAGGAATAA
- a CDS encoding UDP-3-O-(3-hydroxymyristoyl)glucosamine N-acyltransferase, whose translation MLSVKISEVLEQMNLKKPSDEGSLNFELTGFSSLEQAGPHDVSFWTGDAKTETGLAGNAGGVSAGAFAGVTAGLLFVPSLYEKYCADGCSELLPKVQFVCPVENPYHAMVTFMREFVERREFFEETNIAPSAQVHASAVVEGVVGENAVIGPNCVVMKGATIGAGTILEANVTVYPRVTIGEDCVFQAGTVIGPRGFGFYEYQGKRRMVPHLAGVRIGNRCSFSANDVVAAGFISPTVIGDDCHFDTFVQVAHNCRLGNNIMMASQSGVAGSVVMEDDVEFAGGVQSAGHLTIGKGVKVAAKAGVTKSLKAGKVYAGYPAEEIDVWRRSVVKLRMMGKR comes from the coding sequence ATGCTTTCGGTAAAAATATCGGAAGTTCTTGAACAAATGAATTTAAAGAAGCCTTCGGATGAGGGCTCTTTAAATTTTGAACTGACTGGATTTTCTTCGCTCGAACAGGCGGGACCGCACGATGTCTCGTTCTGGACGGGAGACGCTAAAACGGAAACCGGACTTGCCGGGAATGCGGGCGGCGTGAGCGCTGGTGCTTTTGCTGGCGTTACGGCCGGTTTGCTTTTTGTTCCGAGTTTGTATGAAAAATATTGCGCTGATGGATGTTCTGAACTTTTGCCCAAAGTGCAATTTGTCTGCCCGGTCGAAAATCCGTACCATGCGATGGTGACGTTCATGCGTGAATTTGTCGAACGTCGTGAATTTTTTGAAGAAACTAATATCGCGCCATCTGCGCAAGTTCATGCTTCGGCTGTTGTTGAAGGCGTGGTGGGTGAAAACGCTGTGATTGGCCCTAATTGCGTTGTGATGAAAGGCGCTACAATTGGGGCTGGGACGATTCTCGAAGCGAATGTGACCGTTTATCCGCGAGTGACGATTGGCGAAGATTGTGTGTTCCAGGCGGGGACTGTAATTGGCCCGCGCGGCTTTGGATTTTATGAGTATCAAGGCAAGCGTCGTATGGTGCCGCATTTGGCGGGCGTTCGCATCGGGAACCGCTGTAGCTTTAGTGCAAATGATGTCGTTGCGGCAGGCTTTATTTCGCCAACCGTAATCGGCGATGATTGCCATTTCGATACGTTCGTGCAAGTGGCGCACAATTGCCGTCTCGGTAACAATATCATGATGGCGTCGCAGTCTGGAGTGGCGGGTTCTGTCGTGATGGAAGACGATGTGGAATTTGCCGGCGGCGTGCAGTCCGCTGGGCATTTGACGATAGGGAAGGGCGTGAAGGTTGCCGCGAAAGCGGGAGTTACCAAAAGCCTTAAGGCGGGCAAGGTTTATGCCGGTTACCCAGCCGAAGAAATCGATGTGTGGCGTCGTTCTGTCGTGAAACTCCGCATGATGGGAAAGCGGTAG